DNA from Roseimicrobium sp. ORNL1:
GCTGTTCGTCCTCCCGCTGCCAGAGCGTGGCCCGGTCCAGTCCCATGAATTCCACAATCTGCTGCAGCGTACGGAGGATGGCGCTGTCCACCTGTTCATTGGGTAGGGCCACAAACTGGGTGGAGAGATCCGCCAGGAGATGCTGCAGATGCTGCCGGACCTCCAGCTCCGCCTTCAGCCGCTTGTGCTCGGTGATATCCAGACAGACGGAGAGGAACTGCCCAGGCTTCGCATCTTCATCGAGAATGGGCACGATGGTAGCAGCCACCCAGAAGCAGGTGCCGTCCTGTGCGCGGCTCTGGATTTCCCCACGCCAGACCGCACCTCGGGAAATGGTCTGCCACAGGTCGTCGTAGAACTCTTCCGTGTGGTATTCCGATTGGAGGAGGTGATGGTTCTGCCCCAGCCATTCCTGGCGATTGTAGCCAGTGACTTCACAAAACTTGCCATTCACATAGGTGATAAAGCCCTGCGAATCCGTGGTGCATACCATGGAGTGCTCATCGAGAGCGGCTCTTACTTGTAGCAGATCATCCATGGAACTCCCCAGCGCATCCCTGAGGGCGTGCGATGGGGGATGCTCCGCGGCGACCGAAGAGTTCATGCTGGCGTGGCGGATAGGAATGGTGAGACACCGACGGCCTGCGCCGCACGCACGAGGTCAGCCACGGAGTACACACCCATCTTTTCCATCACCCGGCCACGATGCACCTTGATGGTCTTTTCCGCGGCGCCGAGTTGGTCCGCGATCTGCTTGTTCAGCATGCCGGCGATGACGCAGGACATTACCTCGACTTCGCGGGGTGTCAGTGACTGGTAGCGGGAGCGCGCGGCCATCCGCTCGTGGGCCTCCTTCTGCTTGGGGACGGATGCCTGCAGGGCAATCTGGATGGCCCCCATCAGGTTGTCTTCATCCACTGGTTTAGTGAGGAAATCCACCGCACCGGCCTTCATGGCGGCGGCGCAGGTGGGCACGTCCCCATGCCCGGTGAGGAAGATGATGGGGACTCCACGGTCCGCGATGGTTTGCTGAAGGTGGAGACCGTCCAGCCCTGGCATGCAGACATCCAGTACGAGGCAGCACGGACCAGTGTGGGTGGAACTTTCCGCCCAGGCGAGATAGGCCTTGGCTGAGCTGAAGCCTTCAACTTTGATGCGCCAGGAGCGTACGAGGCGTTCCAAGCCACGACGAACGAGGCCGTCGTCGTCGACTACACACACCAGACCATTGGACGATGGTGGAATGGGTCCCGGAGTTGATTGTTCCATGGGAGCTTGGAGTGGTGCAACCAGACTGCTATTTTTCTCTGAATTGCAGCCAAATGTCAAGGCTGCCACTGGTTTATAACTAGAGGAATTTTCTGAAGCCTACACTCAAATATCGCTTCATAAAGTGCCTCATTTTCATCCACTCGTGAACAACCGCTTATTCGGTGAGAGGTTGCAATAATCTGCATGTGAATCGAGTAACGTGAGGTTGGTAATTTGGCAACGCAGATCTTGCGTTTCATAGGACCAAGGTCTGATGGAGAAGAAGCCTCAAAACCCTCAAGGTCAGGCGGCATGGCACAGCCTGACTCCCTCGCGCGGTTTCCTGCATCGCAGCCCGCTCCACACTGCACCTTGAGCATGCTCTCTCGCAGAGTGCGGACTGCGGGGGGCCTTTTGACCGGATGCATTCTGCTGAACTCTGCGGCAGTCATGGCTCAATCACCGGTGCCGACTCCGGCCCCCGGGACAGCGACCGTACCACCTGCGGCAGTCAGCACCGCGCCTGAGTCCTCTTCAGGAACGGGCGAGGAGTTCACCCTTTCCACCTTTTCCTTGAGCATGGATCCAGCAGCGGCGGAAAGCTCGACAGAACAGGGCCAGACTACGCTGGAAGAGTCCTTTGACTGGGAGAGGCGTGACTGGCGCCTGAGGGTGAGAAAGCGCGCCATCGAAGAAACGCAGTTCAAGTTCAACATCCGGTCCATGTATTTTGACCGGGACAAGTATGACGGTTCTGAAAGCGAAGCCTTCGCTCTGGGCGGCTGGGCCGGGCTCAAGACGGGGTACTTCTTCGACCACCTGGCCATCGGTGTCACAGGCTATACCTCGCAGAGGTTGCACGGTGACGAGGACAAAGACGGCACTCTCATCCTTGGCCCTGGACAATCCGGGTACGAGGTACTGGGGGAACTCTATGCAGACATCCGCTTCAGGGAGGACCTGAACCTCTATGTGGGCCGCAAGGAGTACGACACTCCGTTCATCAACCGCAATGACACGCGAATGACGCCAAACACCTTCGAGGCGATCGCGCTCATGGGCAAAACGAGCCTTGGCAAGGACGGCGCCACCCTGAACTACGGCCTGGGGTATGTCGACACCATCAAGGACCGCAATTCCGATGAATTCGTCTCGATGTCCGTCGATGCCGGATCAGAAGTGGAGAGGGGAGTCTACACTGCCGGCGCGTTGTACAAGAAGGGCGACTTCTCCTTTGGTGCCATCGACTACTTCAGCCCTGATATCATCAACATTGCCTATGCAGAAGCGAAGCTCCAAGTGACCATCAGTGAGAATTTGAAGCCTCGCTTTGCACTACAGTATGTGGACCAGCGCAGCGTGGGAGATGATTTGCTGATGGACCCCGGGACATCTGCCACGCAGTTCGGTGTGAAGGCGGAGCTGCCCGTGGGAAATGCGCTCTTCACCGCGGCCTATACCAACGTGGGGGGGGATACTGCGACGATAACCCCATGGAGCGGCTATCCCGGCTATACGGTCGCCCAGGTGGAAGACTTCAACCGCGATGGTGAAAGCGCTTTCATGCTGCGTGCGGGCTATGACTTTCCGTGGCTTGAGGGCCTGAGTGCCTACGCCCTCTGGGTGCATGGATTGGACCCCGATCCGGTGAACCAATACGCCCGCGATGAATATGACTTCAACGTGCAGTGGGCTCCCAAGGAAGGCACGCTGAAGGGGCTCTCCATCCGCGTGCGCTATGGACTTGTGGATGAGCGAGGCGGCACGGGAGATGATCTCACGGACTTCCGTGTCATCTTCAACTATGGCCTCAGCTTCTAGATTAGCCATACAGCGGGCTTCCGTGGTAGGACCAAGGTCCGATGGCAGCAGGGGCGTCGCAGGAAGATGATGATGGTGGAAACTCAGCACCCTCACACAAATCGCACCATGTCCCTGCCAGATCCAAGCACCCTCAATGAGTCCCGCCGCGAGGCGATTGCCGCGACCATCCAGCCGGCCACGCTGGAGGAATTGCGTGCCTTGGGCGAGCGGTTGTTTCCCTTCCTCGATCATCCATGGAGGCACCAGTACTTCCAATTCCTGGAGGAGCATCCGGACAGCAAGTACTTCCGAGCCTCCACGGATGACGGCATCGCCATTCTCTACTGCAAGGAACACAATCGTGGCATCTGGTTCATTCCAGGCAGCGGCGTGGGTATCCTGCAGGAGACGGGCCTGAAGGCTCTCTCCGAGATCGTGCAGCAGCAGAAGCCCCGCTGACTGCATCGCGGTGCGATGGCAGGTGGGTGCAGAAAAACATACTCATGAAGGAGTCGCGGGTCTGGCTAGGCAAACCGTTTCCACTGGGTGCCACGGTGGTGGGGGAAGGGGTGAATTTTGCGCTCTTCACCGAGCACGCGACCAAGGTCGAGCTGTGCCTGTTTGATTCACCCGAGGCCACTGTGGAATCTGTGCGCGTCGAACTGCCGGAGGTCACGGGGCATGTAAGGCACGGGCAACTTCCTGACGTGCGCGCAGGGCAGATCTATGGCTACCGCGTGCATGGCCCTGATGCACCGCAGGAGGGTCACCGCTTCAATCCGCGAAAGGTTCTGCTGGATCCCTATGCCCGATGCATTGCACGTGACTTGCGCTGGGAAGATGCCGTGCTGGATCCTGCGAAGGACACGGCAGCATGCGCGCCGCTGGCCGCGGTGGCGGATACCAGCTTTCCGTGGGGGAATGATCAGCCGCTCCGTATTCCCTGGCACGAGACCGTGATCTATGAAGCGCATGTGAAGGGTTTCACCATGCGGCATCCCGGCGTGGAGGAGGACCTGCGTGGCACCTATGCCGGGCTGGGATCGCCCGCGGTCATCGACCATCTGCATCGGCTTGGAGTGACCGCGGTTGAGTTGCTGCCCGTGCATTTTCATATTGATGAGCATTTCCTCGCGCAGCGTGGACGGAGGAACTACTGGGGCTACAACACGCTGGGATTCCTGGCACCGGACCCACGGTATGCCTCGACTGGACCGGAGGGTGCAGTACGCGAATTTCAAACCATGGTGCAGGCGCTGCATGCCGCGGGCATCGAGGTCATCCTGGATGTGGTGTATAACCACACGGCGGAGGGAAATGAACACGGTCCCACTCTGTCTCTCCGTGGCATCGACAACGCCGCGTACTACCGGCTGGCGGCCAATCGCGCGCACTATGTGGACTTCACCGGGTGTGGGAACTCGCTGAATGTCGCGCAGCCATTCACGCTGCAGCTCATCATGGACTCCCTCCGGTACTGGGTGCAGGAGATGCATGTCGATGGTTTCCGCTTTGACCTCGCGAGCACACTGGCAAGAGACGTTTGGGAGGTGGACAGGCTGGGGTCGTTCTTTGACATCATCCATCAGGATCCGGTGCTGTCGCAGGTGAAGCTGATTGCGGAGCCGTGGGATCTGGGGCCGAATGGTTATCAGGTGGGGAACTTCCCGGTGCTCTGGACGGAGTGGAATGGGAAGTACCGTGACTGCGTGCGCCGATTCTGGAAGGGACACGGAGGCACCGTGGGTGAGTTCGCCTCGCGTCTCTCCGGCAGCAGTGATCTCTACGCGAGCAATGGGCGGCGGCCCGGAGCCAGTATCAACTTCATCACCGCTCATGACGGCTTCACACTGCGCGACCTCGTTTCCTACAATCACAAGCACAACGAGGCGAATGGGGAAGAGAACCGAGATGGCAGCAATGACAACGACAGTTGGAACTGTGGCGCGGAGGGGGATACGGAAGATGCAACCGTCCTCGCGTTGCGCGTCCGGCAACAACGCAATTTCCTGGCCACACTCTTCTGCTCGCAGGGCGTGCCCATGCTGCTGGCGGGGGATGAGTTTGGCCAGACTCAGCATGGCAACAACAACGCCTACTGCCAGGATGGCCCGCTCGGGTGGCTCGACTGGAACCACACCGAGTCGCAGACCGGGCTACTTGAATTCGTGCGCGGATTGATCCAGCTTCGTAAGACGCAGCCCGTCTTCCGCAGACGGAGATTTTTTCAGGGACGGCCCATTCATGGCGCGGAGATCAAGGACATCTACTGGCTCAAGCCAGATGGTAGTGAGATGAATGACGCGGACTGGGGGAGCGGCTATGCGCACTGCCTGGGGATGGTGTTGCCGGGAAATCAGATCCGCGAAACAGGACTTCATGGCGAGCCGATCGAAGGGGATACCTTCGTCATCCTTTTCAACGCGCACCACGAGGACATCTCCTTTCGACTGGGGTCACGGCATCGTGATGTGAGCTGGACCTCCGTGTTGGACACGGGGCGTCCGGAAGCTCCATCCCAGACCTATGCGCAGATGGAGGAGTTTCCCCTCATGGCGCGCTCACTTGCGGTGCTCACCGCCGTCTTCCCTTCCAAACCCGACGAATCATGAACCAGCCCAATCCCTCTTTTGGTCAATCTGATGCGGTGTCTCTCAGGGATGAAGATGCCTCTTCAAAAGTGTTGCATGATGCCGTCATGGGATTGTGGGAAGTGGTGAACTCCCTCACGAGGTTGCGGCGCAGTTCGCGGCAGAACTACCGGGTCACCATTTTCGGCTCGGCGCGGCTTGCCGAGGGCACACCAGCTTATGAAGGCGTGAAGGATCTCGCCACGCAACTCACCCGGCTGGGGTGCGATATCATCAGCGGCGGAGGTCCCGGATTGATGAAGGCTGCAAATGAAGGCGCAAGTGCGGCGGCTCCAGAAGCGTTGCAGCGGTCCGTGGGCATTCGCGTGGATTTGCCCTTCGAGCAGGAGATTAATTCCTTCGTAGGGCAGGCGTATGCGCACGGCACCTTCTTCTCCCGGCTGCATCATTTCATGCTGGTATCGGATGCCTTCATCGTGGTGCCCGGTGGCATTGGCTCGCTGCTTGAGCTATCACTCGCCTGGCAGCTCCTTCAGGTGCGACGCTTGTACAATGTACCGCTCATCGTGGTGGGCAAGATGTGGGGGGAACTCGTTGACTGGGGCCGCCGCAACATGCTGCAGGAAGGAAGTGAACTGGCGAGCGAGGTGGATTTTGAGATTCCGCGCTGCGTTAGCAGCGTCGAAGAGGCCGTGAAGCTTATTGAGGAGAGCCGCAACGCGTGGCTGGCAGAGCAGGATAAGCCATGAGCGCGAAGCGGAGAAGGTAACGATATCTGCGAAATCCAACCTCTACCGAAAGGAGCAATGCGATGGTCCTTCTGCAAGCAATTCAGAAGGCCTCGCTGCTGGCCTTTCTCATCTGCAGCATGGGCGGCATTGGCATGCGTCTTGAGCTGCGCGCGCTACTGGAGACGCTGAAAAAGCCCAGTTTCGTAGTCATCGCTTTGGTGTTGAATTTCGTGGTGGCACCGGCGCTCGCGTGGGGAATCACCATGGTGCTGCCTTTGCGGTCCGGTCATGCCACGGGTCTGCTTTTGCTGGGCGTGGCAGCAGGCGCGCCGTTCCTGCCCAAGCTGG
Protein-coding regions in this window:
- a CDS encoding response regulator; amino-acid sequence: MEQSTPGPIPPSSNGLVCVVDDDGLVRRGLERLVRSWRIKVEGFSSAKAYLAWAESSTHTGPCCLVLDVCMPGLDGLHLQQTIADRGVPIIFLTGHGDVPTCAAAMKAGAVDFLTKPVDEDNLMGAIQIALQASVPKQKEAHERMAARSRYQSLTPREVEVMSCVIAGMLNKQIADQLGAAEKTIKVHRGRVMEKMGVYSVADLVRAAQAVGVSPFLSATPA
- a CDS encoding OprD family outer membrane porin — encoded protein: MAQSPVPTPAPGTATVPPAAVSTAPESSSGTGEEFTLSTFSLSMDPAAAESSTEQGQTTLEESFDWERRDWRLRVRKRAIEETQFKFNIRSMYFDRDKYDGSESEAFALGGWAGLKTGYFFDHLAIGVTGYTSQRLHGDEDKDGTLILGPGQSGYEVLGELYADIRFREDLNLYVGRKEYDTPFINRNDTRMTPNTFEAIALMGKTSLGKDGATLNYGLGYVDTIKDRNSDEFVSMSVDAGSEVERGVYTAGALYKKGDFSFGAIDYFSPDIINIAYAEAKLQVTISENLKPRFALQYVDQRSVGDDLLMDPGTSATQFGVKAELPVGNALFTAAYTNVGGDTATITPWSGYPGYTVAQVEDFNRDGESAFMLRAGYDFPWLEGLSAYALWVHGLDPDPVNQYARDEYDFNVQWAPKEGTLKGLSIRVRYGLVDERGGTGDDLTDFRVIFNYGLSF
- the glgX gene encoding glycogen debranching protein GlgX, producing the protein MKESRVWLGKPFPLGATVVGEGVNFALFTEHATKVELCLFDSPEATVESVRVELPEVTGHVRHGQLPDVRAGQIYGYRVHGPDAPQEGHRFNPRKVLLDPYARCIARDLRWEDAVLDPAKDTAACAPLAAVADTSFPWGNDQPLRIPWHETVIYEAHVKGFTMRHPGVEEDLRGTYAGLGSPAVIDHLHRLGVTAVELLPVHFHIDEHFLAQRGRRNYWGYNTLGFLAPDPRYASTGPEGAVREFQTMVQALHAAGIEVILDVVYNHTAEGNEHGPTLSLRGIDNAAYYRLAANRAHYVDFTGCGNSLNVAQPFTLQLIMDSLRYWVQEMHVDGFRFDLASTLARDVWEVDRLGSFFDIIHQDPVLSQVKLIAEPWDLGPNGYQVGNFPVLWTEWNGKYRDCVRRFWKGHGGTVGEFASRLSGSSDLYASNGRRPGASINFITAHDGFTLRDLVSYNHKHNEANGEENRDGSNDNDSWNCGAEGDTEDATVLALRVRQQRNFLATLFCSQGVPMLLAGDEFGQTQHGNNNAYCQDGPLGWLDWNHTESQTGLLEFVRGLIQLRKTQPVFRRRRFFQGRPIHGAEIKDIYWLKPDGSEMNDADWGSGYAHCLGMVLPGNQIRETGLHGEPIEGDTFVILFNAHHEDISFRLGSRHRDVSWTSVLDTGRPEAPSQTYAQMEEFPLMARSLAVLTAVFPSKPDES
- a CDS encoding LOG family protein; translation: MNQPNPSFGQSDAVSLRDEDASSKVLHDAVMGLWEVVNSLTRLRRSSRQNYRVTIFGSARLAEGTPAYEGVKDLATQLTRLGCDIISGGGPGLMKAANEGASAAAPEALQRSVGIRVDLPFEQEINSFVGQAYAHGTFFSRLHHFMLVSDAFIVVPGGIGSLLELSLAWQLLQVRRLYNVPLIVVGKMWGELVDWGRRNMLQEGSELASEVDFEIPRCVSSVEEAVKLIEESRNAWLAEQDKP